The sequence below is a genomic window from Leptolyngbya sp. NIES-3755.
CAGGGCTTGGTTACATGAGCAATTGTTACCTGCGATCGTCGTGATCGATCACGACAAATTGCTCGTGCAAGTGTTTGATGCTTGGAAAACCGGAACGATCGCTTCGGTCGAAGACATTGATCAAGTCGTTCACTATCTATCGCTTGCGGCAGGTGAAGGGGCGTTGCTTGGACTGGCTGATAGTCCAGATGAGCAGCATCAATTCAGCGTCTGGTTAAAGCATCAGGGACAGGGTTAGGGGTTCGATCGTCAACCCATTATGATTTGGAGGAATCGATGAAAAACGAGTTTGTCAAAGTCCAAAATGCCTTGAAGTTTTCAAGCGCCTACAAAATGACCGAACAGCGCAGCGAAGGCATTCCAGGCATGGGATTGCTCTACGGCGCACCTGGATATGGAAAAACATCAGCCGCGATTTGGCTGATCAACTTGGTGGATGGCATTTACGTCCGTGCCAATGCTTTCTGGACACCGACTTCGATGATGACAGCGCTGCTTGAAGAAATGCAAATGACTCCGCTACGCAGTTGTGCAAAGATGCTGGAAAAAGTGATCGAACTGGTGGAAACACATCAACGACCCCTGTTTATTGACGAAGCTGACTACTTACTTGCCATGCCACGAATGCTCGAAGCGTTGCGCGATATTCATGATTGTACTGGAGTTCCAATCTGGCTCATCGGCATGGATGGAATTGAACGGGAACTCTCGCATCTAAAGAAGATTACTCGGCGCATTTCGCAATGGGTTGAGTTCAATCCGTGCTGCTTGCAAGATACAGCACTGTTAACGAAGAAGCTGTGCGAAATCACAGTGACTGAGGAATTACAAGCGAAGTTACACACCCAAGCAAACGGCAGCATTGGATTGATTACGCTTGGCTTGAGCCATATTGAAGCGGAAGCAAAACGGCAGAAATGGAAGACGATCGATGCCGACCAATGGGGTAATCGCCCGTTCTTTTTGTAAAGTGCGATCGTCGAACTTCACTTGAGCTTCTCGATTGTTCAATTTGCTCTATTCAGGCAATGGACGATATCAATCTGCATTCCGAAATCAATTTGAGACGAACACTGGACGCTTCGCGTCACGCTTGTTTACGTGATAATGACGTGATTTGTGAGTTTGTCTGCGATCGTGTTCCCACAGTGCTACCTGATTGGATTCGGGTTGAGCATCAAGGGATCGAAGATCGCTTTTATTGTTGGATTGATTGGCAGCATTCTCAGCTTGAATGTTTATTCGGTCAAGAATTTGATCCAACCGATTTGCTGTTAGCACTGGTACAGTCGCTTGGATTTGTAAATGTCGATTCCATTGAATGGAATGCTCGTTTTGAATATGAGTCGTAACCGCAGTGTTCAGTTCTAATCTCTCACCCAAGAAGAGTCAATCAAAGAAGACTGTAATCATCGAGTCTCCAAAGATTACCGCTGAGGAGTTTTATCACACCTGGAGCGAGGTTTGGGACTCAGAAACCTTCGACCTCGATCAATTTGCGCTCTACACCAACGAATTTCAAGCGGATGCTCTACGATTGCTTCAGCAGATGGAATACGCAGGCTATCTCATCTTAGGATACTCGCAACCCGATCAAGTTCAGGTGATGCAGCATCTTTTCAAGCGCGATGGTAGCGGCTTTGTTTTGACGAGGTTCAACAGCTTAACCGATTTGGATCAACAGCTAGACTCCGAGAATGCGGAGACGCTCGATCAGATTGCGGCTTGTAAGCGGTTATGGACAAGTATGAGAATTTGGTCGAGCTTCAGCGCCAACAAGCTGCAACTGTGTTCACATACGAGCGATGCAATGACTCGTGAATATGTAGATTGGTTATATCGACTCGGCTACCTACGACTGACGCAAACGCAAACGATCGACTGTCCGAATCGCGAGAATGTTTACCAACTAATCAATCGCAATCCGAAATGGATTCCACCGCTGCTGAGTGACACCGGGCGCATTTATGATTTCAATCGCGACGAAATTTACATTCACATCCGGTGATGCAATTGCGCCTGTCAGATTGGACTTTATCAGCAGGTTGATGTCACTTACTAAAGGTAATTCTAAAGAGTGATACGGAACGGGATATCAGCATCATGCTGGGAACCCACATGACACACTTGGACACACTTACAATCGAACTCGTGATACACAAAGATACAGTTAAAGACGCAGTTAGAGACACACTTGGGTTAAACGAGTGAACTTAGATTGACTTTAAACTTTTGCACCATCTAAGTTTGAGGCTGATACTGCCTGTGATCTCAAACCATTTACACATTGCCGAAAGGCGCTGCTGCTTGATGAGGATGAGCAGGATTGTTAATGATTAGAATTAAGCTGTGCTCGACGTTTTGGCGCTCTTGCAATGGCAGGAGCAATTGAGAACTGAGTCAACCTCACTGTGCCTGGAGACAAAGCAGGAAATCTGACTAAAATGAGTAAGTCCTGTCTCAGCAGAGGTTTTACGGATTTATGCTAGAAATCGATCAAAATGGTCTGAGATCTCAAATCAAGGCGATTTCTACATACGACATAAAATTTAGCCAAAACGAAAATAAGGTAAAATTTAGGCAGCCATCAGCGTTTGAGGAAGATTCATGCCGTCGCCTTTCCCCGGAATGAACCCTTATTTGGAACACCTTACGTTTTGGTCGGAATTTCACAGCCGTCTGATTGTCGAAGTGTCTAATGCACTGGTTCCAAGTTTGCGCCCGAAGTACTATGTCGGAGTGGAAACGCGCACCTATACCGATGAGGGTGAAGAAGAATTGCTGGTCGGCATTCCTGATGCTTTGATATTACCATCGGTAGAACAGCAAGAAAATTTGCGATCATCAGAAGTATCAGACGTTGCCGTGCAAACACGCCCAACCCAGATTCGCCTCCCTGTGCCTGTTGAAGTCCGAGAACGGTATCTGGAAGTCCGAGAGGTGGGAACGAACACGGTTATCACGGCAGTCGAAATTCTGTCCCCTAAAAATAAGCGCAAAGGCAAGGGACGGACCGCATACGAGAAAAAGCGTCAGCGCGTGTTGGGAAGCTTGTCGCATTTGGTTGAAATTGACTTACTTCGCGGAAATTTGCCGATGCCGATGGTGGGGACGACTGAAAAGATTGATTATCGGATTGTGGTGAGTCGAGAAGCCAGTCGCCCCACCGCAGACTTGTACGGCTTTAGCTTGCGAGAAGCAATTCCTCCGTTTCCACTTCCCCTAAAGCCGGAGGACGTTGAATTAACTGTGAACCTGCAAGAAGTCTTTGATCGCGTTTACGACTTGGGCAGTTACGACGTGCGGATCGATTATCGCCAGCCTATTCCCCCACCTGCCTTGTCGAAACTAGATCAGCAGTGGGTGAATGAGTTACTTGCACCACTGCGGGAGACGTGATGCCGAAATCATTGCCCGAAAAGTGTCGCTTGTGTGCCAAGCTGTCTGCAATCGAAGCGAAGCAGTTACATGGCGTTGAGGGCGACGATTGCTGGGATTCGCATCGCTGCCCGAATCGTCGATCGTATGCTCGTCACCGCGATCGACGCAATCAACAGCGCAATCAACAACGCTGGGCGCAGCAAGGACGAATCTCGATTCAGCTCAATGATCAGCCGCTCACGGCAGACGCGATCGCCCAGGTGCGTGAGCATTCAGGTATGAAGCAGATTCAGTTTGAAACTGAGTTACCGGATGCGGGGTACTCAGCGGTTTTGCAAGTCTACCGTCGAGCTGTGGATGCGCCATTAGTGGCGATCGCGGGTGAAGTGTGGCGCGGACGAACCAAAGAAGCTGAAATTGCTCCGATTTCTTGTGCCACGTTAACGCCTCGCCAGGTCGAAATTTACGTTGAGCGATTGCTAAAGAGTCTGAATGAACTTTAGGATTCGTAAGTTTGCAGCACTTGAAGAACTTGCGCCGGAGTTGTATTCGTTGCAGACCGATCACAGAGGATGAATCATGGTTCAAAAGCGGCAATTTCAGCACTCAAGCCAAGTCGTGCAACTCGAACTTTGGACTGTGATAGAAAGTGCAGAAGAGGTTCCAGAACAAGCAGATCTGGAACAAATCTGGTCAATTCTGGACGTTGCGCCCGATTGCTTGAGTGTGAGATCGCAGTTGAAATTAGCAGGCGATGTGATTGATCGCATGGCGCAAATTATTCACGATCGCGCACTTCTGACGATTGAAGAAATTCACCACATCGGCAATGCAGAAGGACCGATCATGCCACCCGGAGCGTTTGATCGCTTTGTTCGACAATCGATGCAAGTCAACTTGATGCAATTTGTTGAAGCGCCATCGGTTCCACCCAGAGCGATGCCGGTGGGCAGCAGATTCGACTATCCCAACGATGGGCGATCCGTTGTTGCAGAGATTGATCAAGCGGCACTGCTAGAGGCACTGGATGAAGAACTACAGTTTTTTGAGGAGCCAGAAACCTATGAGCAAGCGCTTGCACTTGCCCATAGTGAAAATGTTCAGGACTGGGTGAATGCGATCGAGCAGTGTTTTGCAGTTCAGCCTAGCAACTGTATTCCGCTGACTGAACTGGTAACACTAATGGGTGAAGTGAGCCAAGAGGAAGTTAGTGAGCCACAAAGATTATGGGTGAAGACTTGGCTGGCACTATTGCTCGGCGAGTATCGGCTGGAGCAGCGTGGAGAGTTTTATCAAATAGAAACTGTTTGGGTCGCAGCTTGAATCTAGTCTCGTCCTTTGTGTTGGATGCACCAGCACAACCAACTGAAGTAGGGCATTCAGTGCAGATACAACAGCTTTCCCATGACGAAGATATGTCCCAATAGTCTTATGATCAGAATACCAATTTTATTCCACCCAATAAAAGCCTTTTCGAGGTTTTTTGCTACCTGGGGTTAGCACTTTGAAATCCCATGCTCCTGTTTCTGAGCGCGACCAGGCTCGAAAATAGTCCCTTCCCCTAGTGGAAGCATTGATGATTGCTCGTCTGCTAATCCCGGTAACAACAGAGAGTTCTGTGGCGTTGAGTAAAACAACAGGCTTACTGTCATATATAGTCGAAACGCTTTCAAGCTGATTCATACATTGCTCTCGACTGCTCATTTAGCTCCAGGAAGCTTATAAGTCTGGAATCCTAGCATAATCTCTTGAAAGATGAAATGGGATTGAATCCATCTAATCAACGCGATCGAAATCAATTATTAAAGGTTTTGCCTATGCGAGATGGTCTGGATTCAGAGAGGGAGTATGACGCTTACGACGACGCTGAAAGCGGGTTGAGACCAGCACAATACCAAACACCAGCGTTGAAAGTAAAACAACACTCGCGCCGGATGCAATATCAAAGTAATAGCTCAGGTAGATTCCCGCAAAGGATATGACGGCACCGAGTACACCGGAGATAACCATCATGTAGCCAAAGCGATCGCTGATCAGACGAGCGATCGAAGCCGGAATCACTACGGCTGAAATGATTAGTGTTACGCCTAACACTTGCAATGTCGAAACCAATAGCGTTGCTAACATCAGCGCAAATAAGGTGTCCATTGCAAAAACAGGAACGCCTTGAACTTGAGCAACTTCTCGATCGAAACACCAAAACAACAAGGGACGGTAAAACACAAAGACCAGCCCTAGTAGCACAACGGTCACGACTGTTACGACCCAAAGATCAGTCGGAGAAACGCCTAATACATTGCCAAATAATGCTGCCTCGAAGTTCTGACTAAATTTACGATAGCTACTAATGATTGCAACCCCTAACGCAAAACTAGCCGTCGTGACAATACCGATCGCAGCATCAGAATAAACTTTTCGCCCAGTCAAATACTGAATTAGCAGGGCTGCACCAAATCCCCAGATCCCAGAGCCAATATAGAAATTTAGCCCTAGAACATAAGTCATCACTGCACCCCCTAGAATTGCATGGGAGAGACCGTGAGCAATGTAGCTCATGCGTCGAGTCGTAATGTAAACACCCATCACGCCGCAAAGCAGCCCGACCATTACTCCAACCATCATGGCACGGCTGAAAAACTCGTATTGAAACGGTTTGAGTAAGAAGTCCATAAAACAAATTAGGCAGATTTAGAATTATTTTGACGAAGCGCAGGAGGTAAATTACTTTTCAATTCGTGTAACAAAGTTGTCGCATCACTAGAGATTAAGACTCGTTCCTCTTGACGCATTACCAACATATCTGCTCCAAAAGTTCGCCGCAGCGTTGCGGGCGTAAACACCTCTGAAGGTTCTCCTTGACAAACTAAGCCTTGATTGAAGCACACTACCCAAGGAAGATGAGTTGCAACCGAGTTAAGGTCGTGAGTTGAAAGTAAAATAGATAACCCTTGCTGGCTTAGTTCTGCGAGCAAATGCAACAGTTCATGCTGGACGTGTAAATCAGAACCGCTCGTGGGTTCATCTAAGAGGACGAGTTCGGGTTCTCCAACGAGCGCACGGGCAAGGAAAACCCGCTGTTGCTGTCCGCCGGATAAATTCCCGATCGGTTGATGTGCCACATGAGCAACGCCCACTCGTTCAAGCAGTTCTCTGGCAACAGTGCGATCGCGCCTCGTTGACCACGGCAAGAATTTGTGATGTCTGTACCGTCCCATCATCACCACTTCTTCTGCCGTAACCGGAAAGTTCCAATCCACGGTTTCAACTTGTGGAACGTACCCCACTCTAGGCGGAGACGTGCCGAACTTCAGCCGTTTACCTTGAGATTTAATTTCGCCCTGCCAAGGATGTACGAGTCCGAGTATTGCCTTAATTAACGTGCTTTTGCCGCTGCCAGAGGGACCGACTAATCCAGAAAGCTGGCGCGGGTAAAGCGCCAAGTTTACTCCGGTAAAGACAGGCTCACTTTGATAGCCACAGGTCAAATTCTTAACTTCTAACAAAGGTTCCATTCAGTGACCTAGTTTGACTACTTAGTGGGGTTTGCGGCAACGGCAGTAGGTCCGACCACGTTTGCGGTGACGAGCCTATCAACGAGTTCAGGTTTGCCACCTAATCCACTTGCAATGATGCGGAGGTTATTCGCCATCATGCCGATGTAAGTGTGCTGCGGATTTTTGTTTTCAACTGCATTTGCTGATCCGCCTTCTCCGGGTAGCTCGTCGTCTGCGGTGTTTGCCGTCTTCACATTAGCTTCCCGTGCAATTTGTTCTTCGACTTTGCTTGGATAGACTTCAGAACCAAAGATCGCAGGGACTTTTTCCTTCTTAATCTGGTCGATCAGTTTTGCCACATCTTGAGCAGACGGTTCTTTAAAGTCAGAGGGCTGAATTGCGCCAATCACTTGGAAGCCGTATTCTCTCGCCCAATAAGCCCAGGAGTCGTGGTAGGTCAATAGCTTGCGGTTTTCGGGCGGAATGCTAGCGACAACTTCACGAGTGACTTTATCAAGATCCTCTAGCCGCTGCATGTAATTTTTGAGATTGGTTTCGTAGTAGTTTTTGCCTGCGGGGTCAAGCGCGGTTAACTGCTGTGCTGCGAGTTTAGCGTAGGCTTCTGCGTATTTCGGATTGACCCACAGGTGAGGATTTGGATCACCTTTCTCTTTCGGGAAGCTGAAGTCAAACATCCACTGGTCTTGGGTAATTGTGTTGCTTCCCATCTCGAAGATCTTGGTGTCTTTTGGCTTCGTTGAGTTGGCTAATTTCTCAGTCGGTGACTCTAAGTGTAAGCCGTTGACGAGAATCAGACTGGCTTTGGAGAGAATGTCTGTGTCTGAGGGACGCGGCTCAAACGTATGAGAATCTGTGCCTTCGGGAATGATTCCTTTGACTTCCATGCGATCGCCTGCAATGTTGCTCACGATATTCGTCAGCGGTGCAACAGTTGTGACAACGAGGGGCTTTCTCTGTTCTTGTTGATTTGCAGCTTGAGTTGGAGCGCCGGATGCTGCGGGGCTAGGGGCAACTGCCGTGTTGTTGGGCGTAGAGCTACAGGCGGCTAATGCCAGTGTGAGCAGAGATAGGTAGATAAAGGATTTCATTGAAGATGCTTTTAGAACGTTTAGTGAATAACAGATCATTGCAGCGTTTCTGGATCGGCGAAGCAATCCCCCGGTGGGGCATCTGATGATAACTTTCCAACTTTCTTAAGAATGTTTTCTGATTGATTACTTCTACAAAATTTACTAAAGCCTGCAAGCAGATGTCGCTCTAAAAGACAAGCGTAACGAGAAGGTGACAAATCTTTCAATTTCGCTCTCATTGTAAGCCGCTGCGCTACTTTGTACAGTCGTGTTGTAATTGCTAATCGATCTATCTTTCATTGATCGAGAGCGATCAGCATTGTTGTGCTAGACGCAGTGCAACTGGCTTGATAAACGCGATCGCAATCAGTACTACAGACCTCAACAGTAGTATGTAGTATGTGGATAATCTGAACTAATCAGAATGA
It includes:
- a CDS encoding unknown protein (similar to AA sequence:cyanobase_aa:alr7078), giving the protein MVQKRQFQHSSQVVQLELWTVIESAEEVPEQADLEQIWSILDVAPDCLSVRSQLKLAGDVIDRMAQIIHDRALLTIEEIHHIGNAEGPIMPPGAFDRFVRQSMQVNLMQFVEAPSVPPRAMPVGSRFDYPNDGRSVVAEIDQAALLEALDEELQFFEEPETYEQALALAHSENVQDWVNAIEQCFAVQPSNCIPLTELVTLMGEVSQEEVSEPQRLWVKTWLALLLGEYRLEQRGEFYQIETVWVAA
- a CDS encoding hypothetical protein (similar to AA sequence:cyanobase_aa:PCC7424_0719), giving the protein MPSPFPGMNPYLEHLTFWSEFHSRLIVEVSNALVPSLRPKYYVGVETRTYTDEGEEELLVGIPDALILPSVEQQENLRSSEVSDVAVQTRPTQIRLPVPVEVRERYLEVREVGTNTVITAVEILSPKNKRKGKGRTAYEKKRQRVLGSLSHLVEIDLLRGNLPMPMVGTTEKIDYRIVVSREASRPTADLYGFSLREAIPPFPLPLKPEDVELTVNLQEVFDRVYDLGSYDVRIDYRQPIPPPALSKLDQQWVNELLAPLRET
- a CDS encoding hypothetical protein (similar to AA sequence:cyanobase_aa:Npun_BF174), with protein sequence MPKSLPEKCRLCAKLSAIEAKQLHGVEGDDCWDSHRCPNRRSYARHRDRRNQQRNQQRWAQQGRISIQLNDQPLTADAIAQVREHSGMKQIQFETELPDAGYSAVLQVYRRAVDAPLVAIAGEVWRGRTKEAEIAPISCATLTPRQVEIYVERLLKSLNEL
- a CDS encoding ABC transporter solute-binding protein (similar to AA sequence:cyanobase_aa:glr3311) — protein: MICYSLNVLKASSMKSFIYLSLLTLALAACSSTPNNTAVAPSPAASGAPTQAANQQEQRKPLVVTTVAPLTNIVSNIAGDRMEVKGIIPEGTDSHTFEPRPSDTDILSKASLILVNGLHLESPTEKLANSTKPKDTKIFEMGSNTITQDQWMFDFSFPKEKGDPNPHLWVNPKYAEAYAKLAAQQLTALDPAGKNYYETNLKNYMQRLEDLDKVTREVVASIPPENRKLLTYHDSWAYWAREYGFQVIGAIQPSDFKEPSAQDVAKLIDQIKKEKVPAIFGSEVYPSKVEEQIAREANVKTANTADDELPGEGGSANAVENKNPQHTYIGMMANNLRIIASGLGGKPELVDRLVTANVVGPTAVAANPTK
- a CDS encoding manganese transport system ATP-binding protein MntA (ab initio prediction:Prodigal:2.6;~similar to AA sequence:cyanobase_aa:sll1599), which codes for MEPLLEVKNLTCGYQSEPVFTGVNLALYPRQLSGLVGPSGSGKSTLIKAILGLVHPWQGEIKSQGKRLKFGTSPPRVGYVPQVETVDWNFPVTAEEVVMMGRYRHHKFLPWSTRRDRTVARELLERVGVAHVAHQPIGNLSGGQQQRVFLARALVGEPELVLLDEPTSGSDLHVQHELLHLLAELSQQGLSILLSTHDLNSVATHLPWVVCFNQGLVCQGEPSEVFTPATLRRTFGADMLVMRQEERVLISSDATTLLHELKSNLPPALRQNNSKSA
- a CDS encoding ABC-3 protein (similar to AA sequence:cyanobase_aa:PCC7424_4744), coding for MDFLLKPFQYEFFSRAMMVGVMVGLLCGVMGVYITTRRMSYIAHGLSHAILGGAVMTYVLGLNFYIGSGIWGFGAALLIQYLTGRKVYSDAAIGIVTTASFALGVAIISSYRKFSQNFEAALFGNVLGVSPTDLWVVTVVTVVLLGLVFVFYRPLLFWCFDREVAQVQGVPVFAMDTLFALMLATLLVSTLQVLGVTLIISAVVIPASIARLISDRFGYMMVISGVLGAVISFAGIYLSYYFDIASGASVVLLSTLVFGIVLVSTRFQRRRKRHTPSLNPDHLA